From the Kribbella sp. CA-293567 genome, the window CGGAGAGGTCCTCGTAGTAGCGCAGTACGACGACCGCGCGCTGCCGGCGCGGAAGCCGTTGCAGGGCCCGCCATACGTCGGTGCGCTCCTCGGCGCTCGCCTGTACCGCGGACTCGGGCAACTCCTCGGTCGGTTGCTCGCCGTTCCAGCGGCGGCGCCACCAGGAGGCGTAGGTGTTGACCATGATCTTGCGGACGTACGGCTCGGGGTCGCCGCCCTCGATCCGGGACCAGGCGAACCACGCCTTGGCCAGGGCGGTCTGCACCAGGTCCTCCGCGAGGGCGTGGTCCTGGGTCAGCAGGTAGGCGGTCCGCAGCAGTCTGCGGGACCGCGCGAGTACGAACGCGTCGAACCCCTCAGCAGCCGTCACCGGTCGCCCCGTTTCCCGTGCACGCAGCGTGAGCGTGCTGTCGTCGATGGTCACATCATGCTCGACCGCCGGGGCCCACCGATCGGTTGCCCGCCATCTGCCGTTCGTCGAAAAGTTTCATCCGAGCTCTGGCCAAGTGGTGGATAGTCACGGAATGGTGGTCGTGACAGCGCGTTTCGCCCCGAATGCGTACCGGAGGTAGTTCGATGCTGAAATACTTTTCTCGGCCTGTGCCCAGAATTCTGGCCATCCTGGCGTTGTTCGCCGCAATGCTCGGCGCCACTGTCACCACCCAGGTAGTGACCGCGACCAAGGCGCACGCCGATGGCTGCTACACCTGGAACCGCCCACTCAGTCAGGGCACCAGCGGCGAGGACGTCCGCCAGTTGCAGATCCGCGTCGCCGGCTATCCGGGGTACGGCGGTCACATCGCGACG encodes:
- a CDS encoding SigE family RNA polymerase sigma factor; the encoded protein is MTIDDSTLTLRARETGRPVTAAEGFDAFVLARSRRLLRTAYLLTQDHALAEDLVQTALAKAWFAWSRIEGGDPEPYVRKIMVNTYASWWRRRWNGEQPTEELPESAVQASAEERTDVWRALQRLPRRQRAVVVLRYYEDLSEAETARVLGCSTGTVKSQASKAFAKLRLDPALLTIDTVADREATR